The DNA region GCGTATGCTCATCTCCCCAAAAGTTACTCAACGGTCCAAAGTTGTATATGTCGCTCAGGATCATAGGTCTCAATGAAGCAACAAGACCGCAACTTGCCCGATATACTGGGCgataaccccccccccttttttttttttttgttgtgTTCATGTTTGGTGGGAGTAAAAACGGCTATATAAGATAGGAAAACCGACTCATGAAAGGTGACTATATTCGCTAAGGGTGAATCCATTTGGTTGTCGAAGGCCGGGGGCAAGAAGCCGAAGCATTGTGTAATGTTTCCCCGCCCCCTCTATGCGCCTTGATCGTCATTAGAAGATGTTGGGTATGTAACAGGCCGCTTGGCAATCGTCCGAATCACATCAaatcttcctcctcctcttcgtccacTTCATCTCCGCCCTGCTTGAACACGACCTTCTCTGCCAGCGCGAGCGTCTGCCTCACGGGCAAGCCGACCACGTTATCAAAGCTGCCCTCGATCTTCTCGACGAGCAacatgccgccgatgccctGCACCGCGTACCCGCCCGCCTTATCGGCACCTTCTCTCGTCTTAACGTACGCGTCAATCACGTCGTCCGGCAGGCCGTTGGTCTCCTGCGCAAAATACACCTTGGTCTCCTCGGTATGGATGGAAATCTCGTAGCCCGGCGACCGCGCGTCCTCCCGTGGCGCGATGACGCACACAGAGGTCAGGACGCGGTGCACGCGGGTGTCTCTTAAGTGGCGCAGCATCTTGATGTGCTCGGCCTCGCTGCGCGGCTTCTCCAGCACGCGGCCATCAcgggtgacgatgacggtgtcggcggcgatgacaaCGTCCGGGTCCGGGATCGAGGCGAGGTGCGTCTGCAGCGCCGTCTCGTACACGTCGAGGCACTTCTTCCGCGCCGTCTCGGAGACGTACTCGTAGGGCCCGTAAGCCGActtgtcgaggtcctcgggtTTCGTCGAGGGTGTGATTTCGAGGCCCGTCAGGCCGACCTGGGCAAGGAgggcgcgccgccgcggcgaggccgaggcgaggaTCACGCGCTTGGACTTGAGGTAGGAGATGATGGGGAGGTTGAGGGGAAGCGGCCCCCGCGGGCCGGGaccaccggcggcggcggacggcgccCGGGGCCGGTTGAGGTGCTCGCTGGCCTTGACGTATTCCGGCGGGTGATCGGAGGAATTTTTTGCTTCTCCCATCTTGGTGTGTGTAAGTTAACAGACAAGAGAGTCAGTTATTGTAGAGTTTGCAGAGAGTCCGTCGAGAATTCGGAAGTGTTAATGGCTTGTTGCTCGTCTTGAAAGATGGTTCGGATAAGACGGGGAAGTACCTAGGCATCCGCAGTTATCGGAAAGAAAGGAGGTTTGGCGGATTGTGGGCCGGCCGCATCCGTAGAATTTCTGGATGAGCAATCATAATGCCAATGAGGTCACAAAGCTTGGGTCATGCCAACCCCGCCAGATCCACAGTTCTTATCTTATCTCGATCCCCTTAGGAGCGTTAGCAATTCAGCTGCCAGCCAGCCCTGCGGTGTGCCGGACGGAAACAAACGTGCTGCAGGAACCTTACCGTACAAGGGGCGGTCTTGGACTTTTTTGGGACTCCCGTAATGCGGAGGGAGGGACCTGATCTCAGAGACATCCCGCCTTGGTGCGAAACAGCATGTGATCGTGCAAAACACACACcacatcttcctcttcccgaCATTAAGCCAGACCACCACACTACTGCCTATGAAATTGACCCTACTGACAGCAAACACACTTGTATCGGAACAGCAGCCGATTGCGCCTGCATCATGTCTTCCCCAAATAAGTCAAATTCCCCGTCAGCTCCGGCAGATGCCGAGCAGCCAGAAGAGAAGCCGCGCCTCACcgaggcggagaagaagcagaaccACATTGCGTCTGGTGAGTCCAGATGTTCGCTTTGTGGACTGATTTGCGTTGCGCGCACATCTCCAGAATCGCGCACGCATTGCCTTCCTCGGggcgcagcgcagcgcacGACACAATTAACACGTGCTCACAGAACAGAAGCGACGTCAGGCCATCCGTGAGGGCTTCGATCGGCTAACGGAGCTGGTGCCAGGTCTGGAGGGCCAGGGCCGCTCCGAGGGTCTCGTGCTGAAGAAGACGGTTGAATTCATGAAGGAGCAGCTCAGGCAGCGCCAGGAACTGGTGGACCGCATCGAGAgcaccggcggcgaagtCGACGAGAAGTATAAGCGGTGAGTACTCTAAGCCTCCGGCCCGGCTTGAGGTTGATACTGACCTTCATCCACAGGCCGCTATTTCATCAGCAGGCGAACAGCACCTCCAGCAGGACGAGGTGACACGGCGAGCCGTCGCCGACAGCTGTCGCGTTTGGAATTTGTTCGGGGTTCAATCATGGAGTTAGGGTCACCGGAGAAGATATACCTTGTTAGGCATGGGCTGAGGAACGGTACTGCGTTAGTATGGGCTACAGAGGAGGCGGGGCGGTCTGTTTGTACAGTGGCCTCCAGACACATGCAAGACGACTCGGCATGCGTTGTTGTTGGAGTAATATACATACAACTCTACATGATGTTATACACGGCGTACGCCGGCTATTGGTACGTCGCCACCATTTCTTGCATCTTCTCGCGCAGATCTACAGGCGTCATGTCCTCGCGCGCCTTCTTGTTATCGCCGGCTTCCTTGGTCGACGACCGGTCACTCACGTTGACGGTTACGGTCCCGTTTTGCACGTTTTGCTTCCCCACCacggcgatgacgccgaatcctttctccctcgcctcggccagtTTCTTTGCCAATGACCGCGGACTCGCGTCAATTTCGACTGCGAAACCCGTCGGGCGCGGCTGTCTTGGCTTGTTCGAGTCCCTCACGCGGTCATGTCCCGTCAGGACATCCTTGATCTCGGACGCCCACTGCATTATGGGTTCCGTGTCGTTTAGGGTTAGGATGGCGCACTGGCGCGGGTTCAGCCAGAATGGCCATTTGCCCTTGTACTCCTCGATCAGCAACGCCATCAAACGCTCGACCGAGCCCAGAATGGCTCGGTGGACCATGACGGGTGCCACGGGCCCGTAAGTCTCGAGCTCGACAGGGTCGGCCTTCTCCAGCGGCAACCCCTGAGCCTCCGACTTGGGCGCCGGCGCTTGGTACTCGAGATTGAATCTCTGCGGAAGCTGGAAGTCGAGCTGGATCGTACCGGCCTGATGCGACTTCCCGTGAGAGTCATGAAGCATGACATCGATCTTGGGGCCGTAGAAAGCACCATCCCCTTCCTTGATGGTGTATTTGAGCCCGGCCTGCTCCAGCGCATCGCGCAACTGTGCCTCCGCCCGCTCCCATTCGGCATCGGTGCCAATGTAATGGTccggcggccgcgtcgacAACGCGAAGTCGAAGTAGTCCAGTCCCAGCGCGCCGTACACCGTTTTCATGAAGTCGAGTGTCTTGAACACCTCGTCCCGAATCTGGATCGGCCGGCAGAAGATATGGCCGTCGTCCTGGTGGAAGCGACGCACCCGCGTCAGGCCGCTAAGCGCGCCCGAGATCTCGTTGCGGTGTAGCGGGCTGAAGTCGGCGTAGCGGATTGGAAGGTCGCGGTAGCTTCTGTTCTTGGAGGCGAAGATAAGGCAGTGGCCCGGGCAATTCATGGGCTTGAGGCCGTagtcgtcgtcctcgccctcggccatcCGGGCCGCCTCACCACTGCCCTCGTGCGGCGGGTCCCTGCTGCCAGCGTCGCAACAGCTtgccgccttctcctcggggGCGCGCGCGCGGCTGGTGACGGTGTACATGTCGTCAGCGTAGTTTTGCAAGTGGCCCGACACCTCCCAGAGAGACTTTTTGTAGATGTTTGGCgtgatgacctcgtcgaaACCGTAGTGAACATATTGCCGCCGCAAAAAGTCCACCAAGCGGTTGAATACGCGCGTGCCGTTCGGGAGGAAGATTGGCGAGCCCGGGCTGTAGACGGAGGTGGTGAAGAGCTCCTGTTGGATGCCCAGCTTTCGGTGGTCGGGGAGGTCATCTTCGGCAGCGGAGGTTGTGGCCGGAGTCGCGGTGGGTTTCTTGTCGGAGTACCATTGTCTCGGAAGGCATTGCCGTCTCAGCAACGGGTTTCGAAGGCTCGGTAGCGTACGGAGAGCTGGTCGGACAGCCCGTGCGGGAAGCATGGCGCAAAATGTTGGCAATTGGACGTCATGTCATTGTGCTTAAAGATCACACGAGATGGAACCTGAATTTGCGATGCAAGGATCTTGAGAGCTCACTGACGAAAAGAGTATAGCGCTGAATCAGCTCACAAGACCTGCACGGACCCTGCGTCGCTTCGCTTCAGTTCACCATCCATCAGGTAGGTGAGTTAGCACTTTAGGTAACCTCTCTTCCCACCAACAGAAGCAACGCATTCGAGCCAACGTTCTGGGCGGCAAGTCATGAGGAACAACTATTCTGAGTGTGCAGACTCGGTTTCAGTTGGACGTGATGTTCCTGGAACTTGATCGTCCGGGGACTTAGGGGACTTAGTACCTCCAGTCCAAACATGGAAATCAAATCAAGGACCGGGGAATTAGGAGCTGAGGAGTGTGGCCTTGGGCACCCGTCAATGCTGACAGCCATCCCACCCCGCTTAGTGTCAGGCTAGTGGTGGGTTCAGTATCTCACTTGCAGATGCATAGATTCCAATCATTATCTTGTAAGACCTAGGAGCCCACCAACTGCCCTATTCAAGCGGAGGACCGAAGCCAAGTCCGCACGATCTTACGCCAAGTCGACTTCCCCGACAATAACCGAGCTACGCTCAATATTGACCGTAAGCATGAAGTGCCTGGTACTGTGAAGGGAGTGCTTGAACTGTGCACACTTGTTGGTTGTCACACACTAATTTTCAAGGATTGGTGCTGCCTATTACTCCTAGGCTTGGACTGCACTGTACAGCGAGTCGGAGGGCGCGAAATGCCAGACTAAAAGGCACTAAGGTGCAACTTGCCTGAGAGTTCTTGATTCGTCTACAATAAGCATTGTGCTGCACTGCGCCATATCTGTGCGTGCATTGAGGATCAGGTGACGAGACAGTCAACGTCCTCCAGACTAGCAATCTTCACGATGGAAGTAGAGAAACTCAGTTCCGGAACGTAATCGTCTTGGTTCTCACCCACTCCTCCAAACCAGTCGAGTTAAACCTGCCAAAGCCGCTGGACTTGACACCACCATGAGGCAGGCCGCTCTCATCGTGAACAGTCATGTTGTTGATGTGGACGGCGCCTGATTCAATCTCCTTGGCAAACCGCAGACCGGTGCGCAGATCCTCCGTAAATACAGCAGATGTCAGGCCGTACTCTGTATCGTTGGCGATCGCCAGAGCCTCCTCTTCGGTCTCGACCTCAAAGAACGACACGGATGGCCCGAAAGACTCGGTCTTATAGATGTCCATGTCAGTGCTCACGTTCTTGATGACGATTGGCCGCAACCTCGTCTTGGACGTCTCCTTGGCATCGACGTTGCCAGCGATAACGGAGGCGCCCTTGCCGACAGCATCCTTGATGAgtttcttgttcttctcaACGGCGACTGTGTTGATGAGAACCGGCGCATCGGATGTTGTCGGGAAGATCTTCTCGATTGAGGCAGACAGCTTGGCCTGGAACTGCTCGCTGACCTTCTTGTGAACAATGATTCGCTCCGTGCTCATGCAAATTTGACCTCCGTGGAGAAAAGAGCCGATTGCGCATTGATCCGCAGCCAGGTCGAGATCGGCGTCCTCCCACACGATGGCTGGGGCCTTGCCTCCCAATTCCAGCAAGACGGGCTTCAAGTACTCTCCTGCCTGCTTGGCGATGATGCGCCCGACGACGGTGCTACCGGTGAAGTTGATCTTCTTGACTTCAGGGTGGGCGATCAGAGATGTCGTGATGGCCGCGGCGTTGACAGGCTCGTGAACAATCACGTTCAGGACTCCCTTGGGCAGGCCAGCCTCATGAAAGCAAGACACCATCTCGACAAGTGTCCTTGGTGAAAACTCCGAGGCCTTGAGAATGGCGGTGTTGCCAGCTGCGATAGGGAATGCTATTGATCGTGCTCCGAGGATGAAGGGGGCATTCCTGCAACCCAATTAGCTCCGGTGTTCATGGGTTTCTAGCGTACTCTACTGACCAGGGCGCAATCGCAAGAACGACCCCGTAAGGCTCCTTCAGAACGAGTGCGCTGATGTTAGGATCGTTCGTTGCTGGCACGGAGCCCTCCACTGTGACGAGGCGCCCGCCAACGTCCTTGATGCAACCAATGCCTAGCCCCAAGATAAATTCGGACcatccagcagcagcgccggtCTCTTCAGACATGATGCGAGCCAGCTCTTCCTTTCGGCTCTCCATTATGGCAGCAGCCTTTAGGAAGATGTCTCGACGCTGAATCAACGTTGTCTTCTTCCAGCTCTTGAATGCCTTGGCAGCAGAGTCAACTGCCGCGAGTGCATCTTTCTCAGTCGCGCTGCCACATTTGTGGACAGCAATTCCGGTGGCGGGAGAGACTACGTCGAAAGTTTTATCAGGGATTACCTTTTCAccgtcgatgaagaacgGGACAGTGTATCCCCCTTGTGTCGAGGTACCGTTAGTTTGAGTTAACATGGCTGGACGTGATGTGGATAAAGAGCTAAGCTAGTCGACCAAGAAGAGACGTCAAGAAAAGGTAATAAATCTGCGATATCGAAGGAGCGTGACGTagcgagggagagagggagagccAGGAGGAATCGGATTTGACCGGCAACTGGATTCTTATAGCCTTGAAGTAGGGAAGAAAGCAACGCGCTAGTCGTAGGACAATTGCTAACCATGCCCTTTTTGCCCTTTCGACATGCCGATGGCAAACACCATCTTAGTGCACGGAACCCCGCACTCGGAAAGTGGGCACGGGGAGAAAGTCTGAGACGACATGCTGCTGCTTACATCCCATTTCTTCGTAAGCATTCAAGCCAATTGCTTTGATAGATGGAATGACAAGTGGCCAATTCCGCAAAAGTGACTCCCGGGGCAATGATCCGGGTTGTTATTCGAGATCGGGTGACTGCTCACACATTGACAAGCTATGTAGACTATCATCATCGGTCGGATGACATGGTGCTGACGCTCAGTTCATGTCATGTTCTCGATAATGACATACAATTCTCAACGGCTACTTGTGCAGATGTAGCACTCATCGTATTTCAGCTAGCCATGCAATCATCTTCGTC from Colletotrichum higginsianum IMI 349063 chromosome 4, whole genome shotgun sequence includes:
- a CDS encoding Acetylserotonin methytransferase-like protein; the encoded protein is MGEAKNSSDHPPEYVKASEHLNRPRAPSAAAGGPGPRGPLPLNLPIISYLKSKRVILASASPRRRALLAQVGLTGLEITPSTKPEDLDKSAYGPYEYVSETARKKCLDVYETALQTHLASIPDPDVVIAADTVIVTRDGRVLEKPRSEAEHIKMLRHLRDTRVHRVLTSVCVIAPREDARSPGYEISIHTEETKVYFAQETNGLPDDVIDAYVKTREGADKAGGYAVQGIGGMLLVEKIEGSFDNVVGLPVRQTLALAEKVVFKQGGDEVDEEEEEDLM
- a CDS encoding Threonyl-tRNA synthetase, whose product is MLPARAVRPALRTLPSLRNPLLRRQCLPRQWYSDKKPTATPATTSAAEDDLPDHRKLGIQQELFTTSVYSPGSPIFLPNGTRVFNRLVDFLRRQYVHYGFDEVITPNIYKKSLWEVSGHLQNYADDMYTVTSRARAPEEKAASCCDAGSRDPPHEGSGEAARMAEGEDDDYGLKPMNCPGHCLIFASKNRSYRDLPIRYADFSPLHRNEISGALSGLTRVRRFHQDDGHIFCRPIQIRDEVFKTLDFMKTVYGALGLDYFDFALSTRPPDHYIGTDAEWERAEAQLRDALEQAGLKYTIKEGDGAFYGPKIDVMLHDSHGKSHQAGTIQLDFQLPQRFNLEYQAPAPKSEAQGLPLEKADPVELETYGPVAPVMVHRAILGSVERLMALLIEEYKGKWPFWLNPRQCAILTLNDTEPIMQWASEIKDVLTGHDRVRDSNKPRQPRPTGFAVEIDASPRSLAKKLAEAREKGFGVIAVVGKQNVQNGTVTVNVSDRSSTKEAGDNKKAREDMTPVDLREKMQEMVATYQ
- a CDS encoding helix-loop-helix DNA-binding domain-containing protein, with the translated sequence MRREGPDLRDIPPWCETACDRAKHTPHLPLPDIKPDHHTTAYEIDPTDSKHTCIGTAADCACIMSSPNKSNSPSAPADAEQPEEKPRLTEAEKKQNHIASEQKRRQAIREGFDRLTELVPGLEGQGRSEGLVLKKTVEFMKEQLRQRQELVDRIESTGGEVDEKYKRPLFHQQANSTSSRTR
- a CDS encoding Aldehyde dehydrogenase; the protein is MLTQTNGTSTQGGYTVPFFIDGEKVIPDKTFDVVSPATGIAVHKCGSATEKDALAAVDSAAKAFKSWKKTTLIQRRDIFLKAAAIMESRKEELARIMSEETGAAAGWSEFILGLGIGCIKDVGGRLVTVEGSVPATNDPNISALVLKEPYGVVLAIAPWNAPFILGARSIAFPIAAGNTAILKASEFSPRTLVEMVSCFHEAGLPKGVLNVIVHEPVNAAAITTSLIAHPEVKKINFTGSTVVGRIIAKQAGEYLKPVLLELGGKAPAIVWEDADLDLAADQCAIGSFLHGGQICMSTERIIVHKKVSEQFQAKLSASIEKIFPTTSDAPVLINTVAVEKNKKLIKDAVGKGASVIAGNVDAKETSKTRLRPIVIKNVSTDMDIYKTESFGPSVSFFEVETEEEALAIANDTEYGLTSAVFTEDLRTGLRFAKEIESGAVHINNMTVHDESGLPHGGVKSSGFGRFNSTGLEEWVRTKTITFRN